In Vigna angularis cultivar LongXiaoDou No.4 chromosome 8, ASM1680809v1, whole genome shotgun sequence, one DNA window encodes the following:
- the LOC108346098 gene encoding uncharacterized protein LOC108346098, protein MEEAEKELERRSKFLSSLIQKKKSIEQHEDLKVHVRACDMPLPLQNHAFHYARLHLESLLPGTKLDSKLLALSLKKEFDSSYGPAWHCIVGTSFGSYVTHSLGGFLYFSIDKVYILLFKTAVEPLEH, encoded by the exons ATGGAAGAAGCAGAAAAGGAGTTAGAGAGAAGGAGCAAGTTTCTGAGCAGTTTGATACAGAAGAAGAAGTCCATAGAGCAGCATGAGGATCTCAAGGTTCATGTCAGAGCTTGTGACATGCCTCTCCCTTTGCAGAACCACGCCTTCCATTATGCACGTCTCCACTTGGAATCTCTGCTACCTGGCACCAAACTTGACAGCAAACTCCTTGCACTTTCCCTTAAAAAg GAATTTGATTCTTCATATGGTCCAGCTTGGCACTGCATTGTGGGTACTAGCTTTGGGTCCTATGTTACTCATTCTCTTGGTGGATTTTTATACTTTTCCATTGATAAGGTTTATATCCTTCTCTTCAAGACAGCTGTTGAACCATTGGAGCATTGA